From Heliomicrobium modesticaldum Ice1, a single genomic window includes:
- a CDS encoding glycosyltransferase family 4 protein yields MVSEKAKTVLFVYGMVGRGGDAIQTLAFIQTLQDIGYRVKTVGPVPLSPYKFEGKESKWRNYARRSPKLIRELLYIAFQLLVFVRAAAAVLQVRPQHIFERVGNYTFVGTALSWLFKVPLIVYMDLPIQHEKKYGLVGQTPYLEKLSTAMLGRRSTRIIVNTEFSKKYYVNMRVQDSKIMVVPNGINADCFRRLSKTPVDDFLKVVYVGSFVAWHNLPLLLQAMKRLSDENSPLLDRVRIQLVGEGHGKNEIMALSEQLGLKKWVYFHGALANDHIGCLLSEAHIGILPGTLETGSPMKLVEYAAAGCVVLSPDLVNCRSFFTGEDAVAYFKPDDVDDMVRALTAVVDNYPDFAQRAREMQARILERYNWERLVRQMLCGIVDRLEDCA; encoded by the coding sequence ATGGTCAGTGAAAAAGCGAAAACAGTCCTTTTTGTCTATGGCATGGTGGGTCGCGGCGGCGATGCGATTCAAACGCTAGCTTTTATTCAGACCTTGCAGGATATTGGCTACCGTGTGAAAACAGTCGGTCCTGTACCCCTTTCGCCGTACAAGTTTGAGGGAAAAGAATCGAAGTGGCGCAATTATGCGCGAAGATCACCGAAGCTCATTCGTGAATTACTTTATATCGCCTTTCAACTGCTTGTTTTTGTTCGAGCGGCAGCAGCCGTTCTGCAAGTAAGGCCTCAACACATATTTGAACGCGTAGGCAACTATACCTTTGTTGGAACAGCCCTGTCGTGGCTTTTCAAGGTTCCCCTTATCGTTTATATGGACTTGCCTATTCAGCATGAGAAAAAGTACGGTCTGGTTGGACAAACGCCCTATCTGGAGAAGCTCTCCACCGCTATGCTAGGGCGTCGATCAACACGTATCATTGTAAATACAGAATTTAGTAAAAAATATTACGTGAATATGCGGGTTCAGGACTCAAAAATCATGGTTGTGCCGAATGGGATTAACGCAGATTGCTTCAGGAGGCTTTCAAAGACGCCGGTCGATGATTTCTTAAAGGTAGTGTATGTGGGAAGCTTTGTAGCGTGGCACAATTTGCCGCTGTTATTGCAAGCGATGAAACGGTTAAGCGACGAAAACAGCCCTCTATTAGATCGGGTTCGGATCCAACTGGTTGGTGAAGGACATGGAAAAAATGAGATTATGGCCCTATCCGAACAGTTAGGATTAAAGAAGTGGGTTTACTTTCATGGCGCCCTTGCGAATGACCATATCGGCTGCCTGTTGTCGGAGGCGCACATCGGGATTCTCCCAGGCACCTTAGAGACAGGTTCGCCGATGAAGCTGGTGGAATACGCCGCCGCTGGCTGTGTGGTTCTCTCTCCCGACTTGGTAAACTGCAGATCCTTTTTTACAGGCGAAGACGCCGTAGCGTATTTTAAACCTGATGATGTTGACGATATGGTTCGCGCATTAACTGCGGTCGTTGATAATTATCCTGATTTCGCCCAAAGGGCGCGCGAAATGCAGGCACGCATTCTTGAGCGCTACAACTGGGAACGGCTGGTGCGGCAAATGCTTTGTGGAATTGTAGATAGATTAGAAGACTGCGCCTAA
- a CDS encoding transcriptional regulator, whose translation MLDSLITSKTRLQLLLRFFANPNHAAHLRQLAADFSESTNAVRVELKRLVAAKLLTQESRERKILYSANIQHPLYPEIASIVRKTLGIDKLVETIVERLGNVHLALLVGDYAKGNDTGTIEIVIVGDEDRTYLQQIVELAEGRVHRRIQPQLLSIQEFEQHRNQWKKDESLIIWKTDEMQPPKDI comes from the coding sequence ATGCTGGATAGCTTAATCACATCAAAGACAAGACTGCAACTATTATTGAGGTTCTTTGCGAATCCAAACCATGCGGCACACCTGCGACAACTGGCTGCCGATTTTAGTGAATCCACCAATGCTGTCCGGGTTGAACTTAAACGTCTCGTTGCCGCCAAATTGTTGACCCAAGAGTCGCGAGAACGAAAGATCCTATACAGCGCAAACATCCAGCACCCGCTCTATCCCGAAATAGCGAGCATCGTACGCAAAACCCTCGGCATCGATAAATTGGTGGAAACCATTGTAGAGAGACTGGGAAATGTGCACCTCGCGTTGCTCGTGGGGGATTATGCGAAGGGGAATGACACGGGGACGATTGAAATCGTAATTGTCGGTGATGAAGACAGGACGTATCTGCAGCAAATCGTAGAGCTTGCAGAGGGGAGAGTTCACCGGCGCATCCAACCGCAACTTTTATCGATTCAGGAATTTGAACAACATCGGAATCAATGGAAAAAAGATGAGTCTCTTATCATATGGAAAACTGACGAGATGCAACCGCCCAAGGATATATAA
- a CDS encoding glycosyltransferase family 4 protein translates to MGEFNYCDGLDKTPQKTVKVLQLITLSETGGAQKVVYELVCGLINRRQRKPDSLPCVEFDVSLASRAEGALVEWIKNDCPEVPFYPLQHLQREIDPLKDGLALLELWRLIRRIRPHIVHCHSSKAGILGRLAAYLAGVPVILFTVHGWSFYGMAGFRRSLFRALEKWMTTITDAIVCVSEHDLKEGHSQQILTKASARVIHNGIPSEMEVGNFLPLRQDLLTNHQTAYTVVTVGRLAEQKDPWLFLDIAEKCAEKCLQKNDCKMRFFWVGQGPLEKEIQAEIKKRNLTEWVSLLGERQDIPAILRQADLFLLTSRWEGLPIVILEAMRAGVPVLSVDVGGIREMIQSETTGIIVDTREPDAISTALLNLLQDPEKRKRLGTSVRGRFLQQFTVDMMLREYKKLYLDRLADIGLLTTSQKKSYPVIE, encoded by the coding sequence ATGGGTGAATTCAATTATTGCGATGGATTAGATAAAACACCGCAGAAGACAGTAAAAGTGCTTCAATTGATTACGCTTTCTGAAACCGGCGGCGCGCAAAAGGTCGTCTATGAGCTGGTCTGCGGGTTAATAAACCGGCGGCAAAGGAAGCCTGACTCGCTGCCGTGCGTCGAATTCGATGTTTCTCTCGCCTCCCGGGCGGAAGGGGCATTGGTTGAGTGGATAAAGAACGACTGCCCTGAAGTGCCTTTTTATCCCCTACAGCATTTGCAGAGGGAGATTGATCCGCTGAAAGATGGATTGGCCCTCTTGGAATTGTGGCGGCTAATACGCCGCATCCGGCCGCACATCGTCCATTGTCACAGTTCTAAGGCTGGAATCTTGGGCAGGTTGGCTGCCTATCTAGCCGGAGTGCCAGTGATACTGTTCACTGTTCATGGGTGGAGTTTCTACGGTATGGCTGGATTCAGACGCAGCCTATTTCGAGCGTTGGAAAAGTGGATGACCACGATTACCGACGCGATCGTCTGTGTTTCAGAACATGACCTCAAAGAAGGGCATTCTCAGCAGATCCTGACAAAGGCGTCCGCTAGAGTTATCCATAACGGCATTCCCTCGGAAATGGAAGTTGGCAATTTTCTTCCCTTGCGTCAGGACTTACTTACCAATCATCAAACAGCCTATACTGTCGTGACAGTTGGACGGTTGGCAGAACAAAAAGACCCATGGTTATTCCTGGATATTGCAGAAAAATGCGCCGAGAAATGCCTTCAAAAAAATGATTGCAAGATGCGCTTTTTTTGGGTGGGCCAAGGTCCTTTAGAAAAGGAGATACAAGCGGAAATTAAAAAACGGAACCTGACAGAATGGGTGTCTTTGCTGGGGGAGCGTCAGGATATTCCAGCGATCCTCCGCCAGGCAGACCTGTTTCTATTGACTTCCCGCTGGGAGGGATTGCCGATCGTCATTTTAGAAGCAATGAGAGCAGGAGTCCCCGTTCTTTCCGTAGACGTAGGCGGTATTCGAGAAATGATTCAATCGGAAACTACCGGCATAATTGTCGATACCAGGGAGCCCGATGCGATATCGACGGCATTGTTGAACCTGCTTCAAGATCCTGAAAAAAGAAAACGCCTAGGAACAAGCGTCCGCGGTCGGTTCCTACAGCAATTCACAGTGGATATGATGCTGCGGGAGTATAAAAAGCTGTACCTCGACAGATTAGCAGATATAGGCTTATTGACAACAAGTCAGAAAAAAAGTTATCCTGTCATTGAGTAA
- a CDS encoding sugar transferase: MWAILQPRKSAFLLILSDLVTTCLLLWLAAELMFPESLKLENLEAIMGTFPWICIAVVSSALLMDLYHTEGSFSRYNVFLSAVIAAGLTVVISGGASFFLRFFAFPRSVMLLFGLLLIIYFYLSRWAYHRLERGRPGACFVTQEEYSEGKLDELNLETDTIVIQDFMDMNLRKQAIVESVKHCRTLRVEVTPTDILLHGGNLISRDGRIYIEVTPGVGQTQFTDLVKRIFDLVIALAALPICLPLIALIAAVVWLDSGAPVFYTQERVTMRGRLFRIYKFRTMIPDAERHTGPVLASEKDPRLTRVGTYLRYWRLDELPQIWNVIRGDMSLVGPRPERPHFVREFGREIPEYHLRHLIPPGITGMAQIYGRYSSNPEEKLIYDLFYSKRRGPVSDIILLIKTIKVVMQRDKAV, from the coding sequence ATGTGGGCAATCCTTCAGCCTCGAAAAAGTGCGTTCCTGCTTATCCTCTCTGACTTGGTCACGACGTGCCTGTTGCTCTGGCTGGCGGCGGAATTGATGTTTCCCGAATCGCTAAAGCTGGAAAACTTGGAAGCGATCATGGGGACCTTTCCATGGATCTGTATCGCCGTTGTTTCTTCCGCCTTGTTGATGGATCTCTATCATACAGAGGGCAGTTTTTCACGGTATAATGTTTTTCTTTCGGCCGTGATCGCGGCGGGGCTGACGGTTGTCATCAGCGGTGGCGCCAGCTTTTTTCTTCGGTTCTTTGCCTTTCCCCGCAGCGTCATGCTCCTGTTTGGGTTATTGCTCATCATCTACTTCTACCTCTCCCGGTGGGCCTATCATCGGTTGGAGCGCGGTAGACCGGGTGCTTGCTTCGTTACGCAGGAAGAGTACTCAGAGGGAAAACTGGATGAGTTGAATCTCGAAACAGACACGATTGTGATTCAAGATTTTATGGATATGAACCTGCGCAAGCAGGCGATTGTGGAGTCGGTCAAGCACTGCAGGACCCTGCGGGTGGAAGTGACGCCTACGGACATCCTGCTACATGGCGGGAACCTGATTTCCCGCGATGGCCGCATCTACATTGAAGTGACACCCGGTGTCGGCCAGACACAGTTTACCGATCTGGTCAAGCGGATTTTTGACCTTGTCATTGCGCTCGCGGCGTTGCCGATTTGTCTTCCCTTGATAGCGCTGATCGCGGCAGTTGTCTGGCTCGATTCCGGCGCCCCTGTCTTCTATACACAGGAAAGGGTGACGATGCGGGGGCGACTCTTCCGCATCTATAAGTTCCGCACGATGATCCCCGATGCGGAGCGGCACACCGGGCCGGTATTGGCCTCGGAGAAGGATCCCCGCCTCACCAGGGTGGGGACATACCTGCGGTACTGGCGACTGGACGAACTCCCGCAGATTTGGAACGTCATCCGAGGCGATATGAGCCTCGTGGGTCCGCGGCCGGAACGGCCTCATTTTGTGCGGGAATTTGGACGAGAGATACCGGAGTATCATCTGCGGCACCTGATCCCTCCGGGGATTACTGGGATGGCGCAGATTTACGGCCGTTACTCCTCTAATCCGGAGGAGAAGCTGATCTACGATCTCTTTTATTCCAAGCGCAGAGGACCGGTAAGCGATATCATTTTACTGATCAAGACCATAAAAGTCGTCATGCAGAGGGATAAGGCTGTATAG
- a CDS encoding stalk domain-containing protein: MIIENDGIGGLDLKGIQGKSRVMLLGLTAAIVMSSWLAPVTADAAVHTIGKNGAVCKEEALDLRFELSANTFKASGKVDLEPVDVSKLVPDERYYVTRVVKASFSNSGGNYVPSLDKPMRVIFHISDVDHKRASQMQTQLPVNRFSVGFWNEADKAWELLPSRVFWDGRYGAIEAETGHASGVYALLWLQRGDALSTSAGDSIRIAVDYELLNANPAPYVKEGRTMVPLRLVAGRLKADLNWTGSEQRIDLVRGLDTVQLWVGKPDVMKNKKPLLVSDQSAIVAPEIVNGTTYVPLRLISEAFGVKVAWDGVTKTVYIQNY, encoded by the coding sequence ATGATTATTGAAAATGACGGGATTGGAGGGCTTGATTTGAAGGGCATTCAGGGGAAAAGCAGGGTTATGTTGCTGGGGCTCACAGCAGCGATCGTCATGTCTTCGTGGTTAGCGCCTGTCACCGCCGATGCAGCCGTACATACGATCGGGAAAAATGGGGCGGTTTGCAAAGAGGAGGCGCTTGACCTGCGTTTTGAGCTGTCAGCGAATACTTTCAAAGCCAGTGGAAAGGTCGACCTTGAGCCTGTCGATGTGAGCAAACTCGTGCCAGATGAACGCTATTATGTGACACGGGTGGTGAAAGCCAGCTTCAGCAATTCCGGTGGCAATTATGTGCCCTCCTTGGATAAGCCGATGCGTGTCATTTTTCACATCAGCGACGTCGATCACAAGCGAGCGAGTCAGATGCAGACGCAATTGCCTGTGAACCGCTTTAGTGTCGGTTTTTGGAACGAAGCGGATAAAGCGTGGGAACTGCTCCCGTCTCGCGTTTTTTGGGATGGTCGCTATGGGGCGATTGAAGCCGAGACAGGCCATGCCTCCGGCGTATATGCACTGCTGTGGTTACAGCGTGGGGATGCCCTGAGCACGTCGGCAGGTGACTCCATTCGCATTGCTGTCGATTATGAACTGCTGAATGCCAATCCGGCGCCGTACGTTAAAGAGGGGCGCACCATGGTGCCATTGCGGCTTGTGGCTGGGCGGTTGAAAGCCGATTTGAACTGGACCGGCAGTGAACAGCGCATCGATCTGGTCCGGGGCTTGGATACTGTCCAACTCTGGGTTGGAAAACCGGACGTGATGAAAAATAAGAAGCCGCTCCTTGTCTCGGATCAAAGCGCTATCGTCGCGCCGGAGATCGTCAATGGCACGACCTATGTCCCGTTGCGGTTAATCTCGGAAGCGTTCGGCGTGAAGGTGGCATGGGATGGCGTGACCAAGACGGTGTATATACAGAATTACTGA